The Betta splendens chromosome 2, fBetSpl5.4, whole genome shotgun sequence nucleotide sequence CGCTGCGATGCGTCTGCGGAGGAGGCGCCGCGCTCCCGTTCACCTTCTGGAGTTGCTTCTCCCTTTCCCCGTCCTGCCCCCCCGCCTTCTCCTCCTTGCCCCTGGTTTTTTCCTCGCCTCGTTCTCTAGCCAGCAGTCCCATCCACACTTCCCTGCGCCCCTCGCCCCCGACGTCAGGTGGGAGGAAAGCGACGGCGGCGGGCGGGGAGGAAGGAGTTAAATCTATGGTTTCGGTGTACAGGCGGAGCACTCGGTCGATGACTCGGGCCACGGCGCtgcccagctccagcttcagcgcCTGAGCAAACTTCTGGCCTCCCTCCTCGCCCTCTTCTTCCAGGCCTGCACCCCAGTCTCCTCTCACCAGTCCTCCACAGTCCAACCACAGTCCTGCTCCCTCTATGGCATCCCCCAAgctaaatcctcctcctcctcctcgctctgccttccgctctttctctttgtgtctctcctccctccgtttGTGGAAGTTATCGAAAGGGGAACCGGAGAGATTAAGGAAAGGTTCCTTTTCTACCTCTCCACCGTCTACGTCCTCTTCATCATACATTCCTTCAGTAATGTCCTCTTCTTCCATCAAGCCCAGGTCTTCTCTATCCTCAGCCCTTCGGCTTGCGTTCCTGAGcctgcttttcttcttctcctcttccatGTGCTTTTCCCCAAACGCTCTCCACACCTTCTCCTGCAGGGCCTGCAGcctctccctcgcctcctccagctgctctttcagctcctccctctctcgtcTCCTGCCTTCCCGCGCTCCTTCGCGCTGACACCTGCCTCCTGCGTCGGCCTCTCCATCAGCCTTGCCATCTCTCTGTCGTCTCTCCAGTTTCATCCTCTTAACTTTCAGGACATCTTGACGCCACTCTGCTGCGAGGGCGGCATCACTGCGCCTCTTTTTAACCCTCAGCATGTCGTCCACTTCCTCTatatctccctcctctccttcttccaTTCCTGGCTCCACCTGTTCATCCCGTTCTCCTGCATTTTCCTCCATATTTCTGTCTTCCAGATGTCTGTGTGCGCTGAGGTTTTTGTTGAGGTGCCCTCCAATCTTCCGGTGGGCTCCACCCGGCTGGAGGAGATGATGGATGAGGGGGAATCCAGGAGGCCTAAAGGCAGGAAGAGGACAACCTGCACTGCCCTGGGGATGACCTCCAGGTAGATCTGTGGAGCTTAGAGTGGAAGTGAAGGCATGTATCTGGGGAGAGGAGTCACTGAAAAGATCTGTGGGTGAATCCATCACTGTGGAAGCAAGCAGACAGAGAAGAATTATTACTTGGTTGCtaaagtttgttttttactgcttttcattttattaatttgttttcaaTGGTGTAACTAAGTGTTCAAGGTTCTCACATACAAGTACCCTTCAAGAGTATATTCAGCAAATGAGAAAGACAGCTCTACGTTGTACACATTTTGCTCCTCTAGGTCTGTCTAGTCATGCACACAATTGCTGTGCTGCTCTTTACtgacatacatgtacatgtgtgtgaggATTTTGCCTCCCTAGATATGTAATGGAGTACTCAAAATtcttaatataaaaaaatcaatgtcaaccaaaaatatttaaaaaatgtcccCATTAGTTTGCTTCAATTGAATCAAAAGCAAAGAGTCCTCACGGAAGCTGTTGATGGTCTCTGTGTCGTTTATCCCCCACAACAGGAACCAGAGGGTTGTTGTTGAAAGTTTTCAGTGTCACTGGCAAAAACCTCAAAAAAGATCTGcgaattaaaaaaactaatatAAAAAGCTGTGGTATTGAAAGAAATACTTGCTTAATACCAGAAACTATTTAGTTTGACAAAACGACTGACAAATGaatcaaagcaaagcagaatgTGGACGTCTCATTACCTGGTGAGCCAAGCAGCACTGCTCGAAGAGGAACGGGGACGAGACGCAATGTGCTTTCATAGAGCTGCAAAATGTAAGCAGAGAGCAAAGAATTAAAGTAAGTACGTGGCCTTTAAACATGCCATGGGAGGAAGCCACACGACTGCAGTGGAGGGGGTCAGTGCGGGCCAGCAGGCGGGGGGCCCGGCTATGTGCTGGTGGTGCAGCAGGTTAACATCTGGCTCATGATCCCTGTCACATATAAACCTCCTCTCCTCGTGGCATCTGTCCTTCCTGTTTCCACCACTGCTGTCTAAGAAAGAATGAGCATCTCAAACCTGCACGCAAATGAACTCTGCTTAGACACAAAAAGTATGAAAAAACAAGGGTACAGAACATTTTATCTAGACTTTTTTTATGGACTAAAGGAAAatagtattaaaaaaaacaccacttttattttgtaaagctgCATCGTGTTCCCACAATACCTGGAAAAGCTTGTCAAAACAGTGGACGGGGAGCATTAGCTTTTTAATAACTGCAATAGCTATTTAATCAAGCTCAGGAATACGCATCCCCATTCACTCTATTCAGCATGtaacctcctctccctcccgaTGCCCCTTTCCccctttttccttcctctctactcgtctctcatcctctcttcctcccctctctctgttaTCAGTTCAGGCAGCTTGTTAAGcactgtttgatcagagtgttTACCGTCAaactcacactgacacacacacacacgcactaacacaaaagcaaaagagGCTTGAGAGAGGGCTGACAATGGTCAATGGTCCTTGGGGAGTGAAACAGAGTGAGAACagcatgtatttgtgtgtgtgtgtgtgtgtgtgttcacagcagTCCTACTTAGCTTGATAACACCCCTAATCCACTTCATACGCATACACTACCACTCACCAAACATAAAGACGGACAGGAGATAGACAAAAGTACAGAGAGCATGAGCAATAAAGGCCATTTTGAAAAATTTAGGACAGGTGAGATCACTTTAGTGTCAGCTCTCACAATTAAAAATGATAAGGTAGGAAGctctgatggatggatggatggataggcCAGTGGATGGGCCCCCTGGTGCAACATGAAAAGAATAATCCTCCTATAAATAGCTAAATATCAATTATTCAAATGCCCTCTCCTCACTACTATAATACAGCCCAGATGGCAAGCAAGCCAATGCGCTTATATCAGGGACAGATTAGCTTTTCAAAGCCAGTGGAAAGCTGCGCACAATATGAATACCGAAAATTAAAGCTAATAACCTCTGGATTAGATTTAGGAATAGCGCTTTTGGACCGCGTAGCCGCCACTTGGAAATCTGACAGGAGAGGGAACATGCACAGAATAAACTCATGCAGCTTAATGGTATCAAATAATATATGCTAGTGAAATAATCTCGGACAGTCTATGTTCACTATGTTAATGTGTAGATAATTAAACAGGCTGTAGACAGAGATCACATGGGCCAACAGGTTACCCCAGGCTACCTGGTGGGCTCGCAGCCATTTGCATATGTTATGTATGTAATGTTTTAAttcataattataattaatcCATTAATCTATGAACCCATCTGATTCTTATAATGTTTGAAGCTTATCTTTGATAACATCTGCCGGTTCTGCCACGCGAGAGGAATCCGCTTTGGGCA carries:
- the prox3 gene encoding prospero homeobox 3 isoform X2, which gives rise to MDSPTDLFSDSSPQIHAFTSTLSSTDLPGGHPQGSAGCPLPAFRPPGFPLIHHLLQPGGAHRKIGGHLNKNLSAHRHLEDRNMEENAGERDEQVEPGMEEGEEGDIEEVDDMLRVKKRRSDAALAAEWRQDVLKVKRMKLERRQRDGKADGEADAGGRCQREGAREGRRREREELKEQLEEARERLQALQEKVWRAFGEKHMEEEKKKSRLRNASRRAEDREDLGLMEEEDITEGMYDEEDVDGGEVEKEPFLNLSGSPFDNFHKRREERHKEKERKAERGGGGGFSLGDAIEGAGLWLDCGGLVRGDWGAGLEEEGEEGGQKFAQALKLELGSAVARVIDRVLRLYTETIDLTPSSPPAAVAFLPPDVGGEGRREVWMGLLARERGEEKTRGKEEKAGGQDGEREKQLQKVNGSAAPPPQTHRSEPADLTLPLAVQRSPDVRKAHPLLGTPLSAHLNASHPNLSLHHATLPRPPPLTHPPLLPPAAQPKDPSSSFHLSSSSSSSSSSSFPAPAHPHPPPPPPLPLPLLHYSMQQLFSRSLHHPQLSHLPPSRKDYLGSDPFLEVSSHTSSHPSFPPLPLLGHLDPSLARHAHGGRDRERGMRGDGGMRGGGMDGGELYLTAGGTQEGLSPCHLKKAKLMFFYTRYPSSNTLKTYFPDVKFNRCVTSQMIKWFSNFREFFYIQMERFARQAVRDMLTRDGAPCLGRDNQLRVGRDTELYRILNMHYNKSNVYQVPERFIEVSEVALREFYSAIWTGRDSDPCWKKGIYKIICKLDSPVPDAFRLPGCPVG
- the prox3 gene encoding prospero homeobox 3 isoform X1, with the protein product MDSPTDLFSDSSPQIHAFTSTLSSTDLPGGHPQGSAGCPLPAFRPPGFPLIHHLLQPGGAHRKIGGHLNKNLSAHRHLEDRNMEENAGERDEQVEPGMEEGEEGDIEEVDDMLRVKKRRSDAALAAEWRQDVLKVKRMKLERRQRDGKADGEADAGGRCQREGAREGRRREREELKEQLEEARERLQALQEKVWRAFGEKHMEEEKKKSRLRNASRRAEDREDLGLMEEEDITEGMYDEEDVDGGEVEKEPFLNLSGSPFDNFHKRREERHKEKERKAERGGGGGFSLGDAIEGAGLWLDCGGLVRGDWGAGLEEEGEEGGQKFAQALKLELGSAVARVIDRVLRLYTETIDLTPSSPPAAVAFLPPDVGGEGRREVWMGLLARERGEEKTRGKEEKAGGQDGEREKQLQKVNGSAAPPPQTHRSEPADLTLPLAVQRSPDVRKAHPLLGTPLSAHLNASHPNLSLHHATLPRPPPLTHPPLLPPAAQPKDPSSSFHLSSSSSSSSSSSFPAPAHPHPPPPPPLPLPLLHYSMQQLFSRSLHHPQLSHLPPSRKDYLGSDPFLEVSSHTSSHPSFPPLPLLGHLDPSLARHAHGGRDRERGMRGDGGMRGGGMDGGELYLTAGGAYTQEGLSPCHLKKAKLMFFYTRYPSSNTLKTYFPDVKFNRCVTSQMIKWFSNFREFFYIQMERFARQAVRDMLTRDGAPCLGRDNQLRVGRDTELYRILNMHYNKSNVYQVPERFIEVSEVALREFYSAIWTGRDSDPCWKKGIYKIICKLDSPVPDAFRLPGCPVG